A single genomic interval of Candidatus Zixiibacteriota bacterium harbors:
- a CDS encoding serine/threonine-protein kinase has product MMEATTVKEPKTVQFGEYILSGKIGQGGIAEIYKGRQESLGRDVAIKILSSKLTDDPDIVRRFERESMVIAKLNHPNIVHVIDRGTSGGRYYFVMEFIDGTSLREVIDSNKIPVNAKLEMIAQVCKALDYAHKNGVIHRDIKPANILIDREGNPRVADFGIAQIIGTPEGDLTSSEVVMGTLAYMSPEQKVSSTNVDQTTDIYAVGIIIYEILVGKKPLGHFKFPSELVPGLNKAFDEIIQKCLAQEAKDRYQTAVDLKNAILEVIAGGGREATDSFSISGTDSFTGKCRHLDTIKETKFGSTILVENRVSKKLYVIKKHNKGESGRKEAKLLASLKHKNIINILGSGGEGKNTVIISEYAPGGSLDDRMARKYDWERGMAIGLQIAAGLDFAHKNNIIHGNIRPSNILFDNHDTIKITDFGLPVHYDGLKHKNWYGCPEHKFSRQGDIYALGVIIHQLITGRTPQYDSADTLRLDDVKMLLPQAISAMLQHLLAVRVVHRYKTCEELLSHWDEFQCQRTERRVRQVTANHVVEEKPESGSWPLWAVAGAGGMAVGAVATIVYLLL; this is encoded by the coding sequence ATGATGGAAGCGACAACGGTCAAAGAACCTAAGACAGTACAGTTTGGCGAATACATCCTCTCCGGCAAGATCGGGCAGGGGGGAATTGCCGAAATCTACAAAGGGCGTCAGGAGTCGCTCGGGCGCGATGTTGCCATAAAAATCCTGTCGAGCAAACTCACCGATGACCCGGATATTGTGCGCAGATTCGAGCGGGAATCGATGGTTATCGCCAAGCTCAATCACCCCAACATCGTCCATGTCATTGACCGGGGAACTAGTGGTGGCCGCTATTATTTTGTTATGGAATTTATCGATGGGACCTCGCTTCGCGAAGTCATTGACTCAAACAAAATCCCAGTGAATGCAAAACTTGAGATGATAGCCCAGGTCTGCAAAGCCCTCGATTATGCCCACAAAAATGGTGTTATCCATCGGGATATCAAACCAGCGAATATCCTCATCGACCGCGAAGGAAACCCCCGTGTCGCCGATTTCGGGATTGCTCAGATTATCGGGACGCCTGAAGGTGATTTGACCTCCTCAGAGGTCGTCATGGGAACACTCGCCTATATGTCGCCGGAACAAAAAGTCAGCTCGACCAATGTCGACCAGACAACAGACATCTATGCCGTAGGCATAATCATCTACGAAATACTGGTTGGGAAAAAGCCGCTTGGTCATTTCAAATTCCCCTCTGAGCTTGTCCCTGGTCTCAATAAGGCCTTTGATGAAATCATCCAGAAATGCCTCGCTCAGGAAGCAAAAGACCGCTACCAGACCGCAGTTGATCTGAAGAATGCCATTCTTGAAGTCATCGCCGGTGGCGGACGGGAGGCGACTGATTCTTTCTCTATAAGTGGGACCGACAGCTTTACTGGAAAATGCCGCCACCTTGACACCATCAAGGAAACCAAATTCGGCTCGACAATTCTGGTGGAAAACCGGGTCTCCAAAAAACTCTATGTCATCAAAAAGCATAACAAAGGGGAGTCTGGCCGAAAAGAGGCCAAGTTGTTGGCAAGCCTCAAACACAAAAATATCATCAATATTCTCGGCTCTGGCGGAGAAGGAAAGAATACGGTAATTATTTCTGAATACGCTCCTGGCGGATCGCTGGACGACCGAATGGCGCGTAAATATGACTGGGAACGGGGAATGGCAATCGGGCTTCAGATTGCCGCCGGGCTCGATTTTGCCCATAAAAATAATATCATCCACGGCAACATACGGCCTTCAAATATCCTCTTTGATAACCATGACACCATCAAGATAACCGATTTCGGGTTGCCCGTTCACTACGATGGCCTCAAACATAAAAACTGGTATGGCTGTCCTGAACATAAGTTCTCCCGCCAAGGAGATATCTACGCATTGGGCGTTATCATTCATCAGCTTATCACAGGTCGCACACCGCAATATGACTCAGCCGATACCCTTCGACTCGACGATGTCAAAATGCTTCTCCCTCAGGCCATAAGCGCGATGCTTCAACACCTACTGGCTGTCAGAGTCGTCCACCGCTATAAAACATGTGAGGAGCTGTTATCCCATTGGGATGAGTTCCAGTGCCAGAGAACCGAGCGTCGTGTGCGCCAAGTCACTGCGAACCATGTGGTTGAAGAAAAACCCGAGTCTGGTTCGTGGCCGCTCTGGGCTGTGGCAGGAGCCGGTGGTATGGCCGTGGGCGCCGTCGCGACGATTGTCTATCTGCTGCTTTAA
- the glmM gene encoding phosphoglucosamine mutase, with protein sequence MAKPELVQSTSGIRGVIGNGLEPIMITTYGCAFGTFLKKGVVVVGRDSRPSGEMVKAAVISGLVSVGIDVVDIGVVPTPTVEIAVKQLKANGGICVTASHNPAQWNALKFFNKRGEFITAEEYSQLQVIYTSKDFAYKAYNRIGRISHQSHWIDSHITKTLALTVLNKVAIKKRRFKVVVDAINGAGSHALPTFLHALGAKVIKINCKGDGDFVHLPEPIPKNLKGLADAVKQHKADIGMACDPDADRLVLVNEAGQTISEELTLTIAVLEVLKKRRGPTVINLSTSKTTADVARSCGSRVYYSKVGESNVVQMLREKRGVIGGEGNGGVIFPEFHSGRDCLVAAGLILSALASSGKTLSALVETFPRYYTIKTKFTLPDDFDQKLVRFETESEKLVGKAEIDRRDGLRFDFPDGWVQLRKSNTEPIYRVIVETNQQKLTGELVERVGQFFKQM encoded by the coding sequence ATGGCAAAACCTGAATTAGTCCAGTCAACATCGGGCATCCGCGGCGTTATCGGAAACGGCTTAGAACCTATAATGATAACGACTTACGGGTGCGCATTCGGCACTTTCCTAAAAAAAGGGGTTGTGGTCGTGGGCCGCGATAGTCGCCCCAGCGGCGAGATGGTCAAAGCCGCTGTTATTTCAGGGCTGGTTTCTGTCGGTATAGATGTGGTCGATATCGGTGTTGTTCCGACTCCCACCGTTGAGATTGCTGTGAAACAGCTCAAAGCAAATGGCGGGATCTGTGTCACCGCCTCGCATAATCCGGCTCAATGGAACGCCCTCAAATTTTTTAACAAACGCGGGGAATTTATCACCGCCGAAGAATATTCCCAGCTTCAGGTCATTTACACATCCAAAGATTTCGCCTATAAAGCATATAACCGCATTGGCAGGATTTCCCATCAAAGCCATTGGATAGATTCTCATATCACCAAAACCCTTGCCTTAACCGTCCTAAATAAAGTTGCGATCAAGAAACGTCGTTTCAAAGTCGTGGTCGATGCTATAAACGGCGCCGGATCACACGCCTTGCCGACATTCCTTCATGCTCTCGGCGCAAAAGTCATAAAGATAAACTGCAAAGGTGACGGCGATTTTGTCCATCTGCCCGAGCCTATCCCCAAAAATCTCAAGGGATTGGCCGATGCGGTCAAACAACACAAGGCCGATATCGGGATGGCCTGTGATCCAGACGCCGACCGGCTTGTTCTTGTAAACGAAGCCGGCCAGACAATTAGTGAGGAACTTACCCTGACAATCGCGGTTCTTGAAGTTCTAAAAAAACGGAGAGGCCCGACGGTGATAAATCTGTCCACATCGAAAACAACTGCCGATGTCGCGCGAAGTTGTGGTTCACGAGTCTATTATTCAAAGGTAGGCGAGAGCAATGTAGTACAGATGCTTCGCGAAAAGCGAGGCGTGATTGGAGGCGAAGGAAACGGCGGGGTTATTTTCCCTGAATTCCACTCTGGACGGGATTGTCTGGTCGCGGCTGGTCTAATCCTTTCGGCACTTGCAAGTAGCGGCAAAACACTCTCCGCGCTTGTGGAAACTTTTCCGAGGTATTATACTATAAAAACTAAGTTCACTCTTCCTGATGACTTTGATCAGAAGCTTGTCCGCTTTGAAACTGAATCGGAAAAATTGGTTGGCAAAGCGGAAATTGACCGCCGAGACGGCCTGCGGTTTGACTTTCCGGACGGGTGGGTCCAGTTGCGAAAATCTAATACCGAGCCGATATACAGAGTGATTGTGGAAACGAACCAACAAAAGCTGACCGGCGAACTCGTGGAACGGGTAGGGCAGTTCTTTAAACAGATGTAG
- the glmS gene encoding glutamine--fructose-6-phosphate transaminase (isomerizing) has product MCGIVGYVGDKQALPILLNGLKRLEYRGYDSAGLAMLTERGLMISKSVGKIKMLEESINGRTIDSIHGIAHTRWATHGEPNHVNAHPHTDNNCEIALVHNGIIENYRTLKEFLMRKGYIIKTETDTEILVHLIHINYKGDLTEAVRAALTQVEGTYGIAVISSLHPQMIVAARKGSPLVIGHGEGENYVASDVSAMLEHTNRVVYLDDGEIATITPMGYNITTIQNVQITPTIEEISWTLDMIEKEGYEHFMLKEIHEQPTTIRNAIRGRLNFEEGISRLNGLNLQHDELRKVGRVIITACGTSWHSALIGKYLIEEIARVPVDVEYASEFRYRSPIVDDTTLLFAISQSGETADTLAAMREAKKHGATVLGVVNVVGSTIARESHGGVYIHAGPEIGVASTKAFTSQVMVLSLIANLLGRMRNMSSQQGYEMIESIQHIPEQIERILKNEQAVVDIAAAYYKSNNFLYLGRGINFPVALEGALKLKEISYIHAEGYPAAEMKHGPIALIDENMPVVVIALKDPVYDKVMSNISEVRARNGRVIAIATEGDTEIAERVNHVIYVPHTNRLLSPLLSVIPLQLLAYHIAVMRDCPVDQPRNLAKSVTVE; this is encoded by the coding sequence ATGTGTGGAATAGTTGGATATGTAGGAGATAAACAGGCATTGCCGATTCTCCTGAATGGTTTGAAACGGTTGGAATACCGCGGTTACGACTCAGCCGGACTGGCCATGTTGACCGAGCGGGGTCTTATGATTTCCAAATCGGTCGGCAAAATCAAGATGCTCGAAGAATCAATCAATGGACGCACAATCGACAGCATCCATGGAATCGCCCACACCCGCTGGGCAACTCATGGAGAGCCAAACCATGTCAACGCCCATCCCCACACCGATAATAACTGCGAGATTGCGCTGGTCCATAATGGCATCATTGAAAATTACCGCACCCTTAAAGAATTTCTCATGCGCAAAGGGTATATTATTAAGACTGAGACCGACACCGAAATCCTTGTCCATCTCATCCATATAAATTACAAAGGTGACCTGACCGAAGCCGTTCGCGCCGCTCTAACTCAAGTTGAGGGAACATACGGCATCGCGGTTATTTCTTCCCTTCACCCACAGATGATTGTCGCCGCGCGCAAAGGCTCGCCCCTGGTTATCGGCCATGGAGAAGGAGAAAATTATGTAGCTTCCGACGTTTCTGCGATGCTCGAGCATACCAATAGAGTTGTCTATCTCGATGACGGAGAAATTGCTACTATCACCCCGATGGGATACAACATTACGACTATTCAAAATGTCCAAATCACGCCTACCATCGAAGAAATCTCATGGACGCTCGATATGATCGAAAAAGAGGGCTACGAGCATTTCATGCTCAAAGAAATCCATGAGCAGCCTACAACCATTCGCAACGCCATTCGCGGCCGTCTCAATTTCGAAGAAGGAATCTCCCGTCTGAATGGACTGAACCTTCAGCATGACGAACTCCGCAAGGTCGGACGCGTCATTATCACCGCCTGCGGGACATCATGGCATTCGGCTCTTATTGGAAAGTATCTCATCGAAGAAATAGCCCGAGTCCCGGTGGATGTTGAGTATGCCTCCGAATTCAGATATCGTTCGCCGATTGTCGATGACACCACGCTTCTGTTTGCAATCAGCCAATCAGGCGAAACAGCCGACACGTTGGCGGCAATGCGCGAAGCAAAAAAACATGGCGCAACTGTGCTCGGTGTAGTCAATGTCGTCGGCTCGACTATCGCCCGTGAATCCCATGGCGGTGTCTACATTCATGCCGGCCCCGAAATTGGGGTGGCCTCAACCAAAGCCTTTACTTCGCAGGTGATGGTCCTTTCTCTCATTGCCAATCTGCTTGGCCGGATGCGCAATATGTCATCGCAGCAGGGCTATGAAATGATCGAATCGATTCAGCACATTCCTGAACAAATAGAGCGGATTCTTAAAAATGAACAGGCTGTCGTCGATATTGCTGCGGCCTATTATAAGAGTAATAACTTCCTCTATCTTGGACGCGGGATTAATTTTCCGGTAGCCCTTGAAGGCGCGCTTAAACTCAAAGAAATATCATATATCCACGCCGAGGGTTATCCTGCGGCAGAGATGAAGCATGGCCCGATTGCGCTGATCGATGAAAATATGCCAGTGGTGGTTATTGCTCTCAAAGACCCTGTTTATGATAAAGTTATGTCTAATATTTCCGAGGTTCGCGCTCGTAACGGTCGTGTGATTGCTATTGCGACGGAAGGCGACACAGAGATCGCTGAACGCGTTAACCATGTGATCTATGTCCCACACACAAATCGTCTGCTCTCACCGCTGTTGTCAGTGATACCGTTGCAGTTGCTGGCATATCATATTGCGGTAATGCGAGACTGCCCGGTCGACCAACCTCGTAATTTGGCAAAATCGGTGACAGTGGAATAA
- a CDS encoding 50S ribosomal protein L25/general stress protein Ctc — translation MKEVALAAVARPGSGKGVARQTRMSGQIPAIVYGPELKAPISVAMGERDFRAAMKTAGGTSAIFNLSIDGRANKTILREIQRDPITSKITHVDFHAISMTKPLHIKVQIHFVGTSKGVKSEGGIMQTTQREVEIACLPTDIPEFVEVDVSNLGIGDSLHIRDLNIPNATMLNDPDQTLVVISAPTVIKVETPTAEAAAEAAAAAPAAGGTPAAGAKPAAGAKPAAGAPVADKKKPEKSEKQNKR, via the coding sequence ATGAAAGAAGTAGCATTAGCCGCGGTTGCGCGGCCCGGAAGCGGCAAAGGTGTCGCCCGCCAGACGCGCATGAGCGGCCAGATCCCGGCCATTGTGTACGGCCCGGAATTAAAAGCTCCAATCTCTGTAGCGATGGGTGAGCGTGATTTTCGCGCGGCAATGAAAACTGCCGGCGGAACGAGCGCAATTTTTAATTTGAGTATCGATGGAAGAGCCAACAAGACGATTTTGCGAGAGATCCAGCGCGATCCTATCACCAGCAAAATCACCCATGTTGATTTCCACGCCATCTCAATGACCAAACCGCTTCACATCAAAGTTCAGATTCACTTTGTGGGAACTTCCAAAGGCGTTAAATCCGAAGGCGGCATCATGCAGACAACACAGCGCGAAGTTGAGATTGCCTGTTTGCCGACTGATATACCGGAGTTTGTCGAGGTTGACGTGTCCAATCTTGGCATCGGTGATTCGCTTCACATTCGGGATTTGAATATCCCCAATGCCACGATGCTCAATGATCCGGATCAGACGCTTGTGGTTATCTCAGCCCCGACTGTTATCAAGGTCGAGACACCGACCGCTGAAGCCGCAGCTGAAGCTGCTGCTGCCGCACCTGCTGCTGGTGGCACACCTGCCGCAGGCGCCAAGCCTGCCGCCGGAGCAAAACCCGCCGCAGGTGCTCCTGTCGCAGACAAGAAGAAACCGGAAAAGAGCGAAAAGCAGAACAAACGATAG
- a CDS encoding ribose-phosphate pyrophosphokinase: MMMTRTDIKIVTGNSNIGLAKMIAAYVGVDLTDCSVGRFSDGEVSVQINENIRGADLFIVQPTNAPAENLMELLMLIEAARRASAMRITAVMPYYGYARQDRKDRPRVPITAKLVANLITTAGADRIITLDLHASQIQGFFDLPHDHLYAAILFNDYFRRMSIPNLVIVPPDVGSLKLARSTAAALNAELAIVDKRRPAPNESQVMNLIGEVADRNVLIRDDMVDTGGSICQAADHLKEKGALEIYAACTHGVLSGKAIEKIQRSPIKKMILCDSVDLSTRNLPEKFEILTCAELIGEAIRRISDEQSVSSLFEERTTTVQQ; this comes from the coding sequence ATGATGATGACTCGTACAGATATTAAGATTGTCACTGGTAATTCCAATATCGGACTTGCCAAAATGATTGCCGCTTATGTCGGGGTTGACCTCACCGATTGTTCGGTCGGACGTTTTTCCGACGGCGAAGTTTCGGTACAAATAAATGAGAATATCCGCGGCGCCGACCTGTTTATTGTTCAACCGACGAACGCTCCCGCTGAAAATTTAATGGAACTGCTCATGCTCATCGAAGCCGCGCGGAGAGCCTCGGCTATGCGCATTACCGCGGTGATGCCCTATTACGGGTACGCGCGGCAGGACCGCAAAGACAGACCACGAGTGCCGATCACCGCAAAACTTGTGGCAAATCTTATCACAACAGCGGGCGCCGACAGAATTATTACGCTTGATTTGCATGCCAGCCAGATACAGGGATTTTTTGATCTTCCCCACGACCACTTGTATGCGGCAATTTTATTCAATGATTATTTCCGCAGAATGAGTATCCCTAATTTGGTTATTGTGCCGCCCGATGTCGGATCGCTGAAACTTGCCCGGTCAACCGCCGCGGCATTGAACGCTGAACTTGCAATTGTCGACAAGCGCCGTCCTGCGCCGAACGAATCGCAGGTAATGAATCTCATCGGCGAAGTTGCCGATAGGAATGTGCTTATCCGCGATGATATGGTCGACACCGGCGGCTCAATCTGTCAGGCGGCCGATCACCTCAAAGAAAAAGGGGCGCTTGAAATATACGCCGCCTGTACTCATGGCGTGCTATCCGGAAAAGCCATTGAAAAGATTCAGCGCTCGCCAATCAAGAAAATGATACTCTGTGATTCTGTTGATTTGAGCACAAGAAATCTTCCTGAAAAATTTGAAATTCTCACCTGCGCTGAGCTGATAGGCGAAGCTATCCGGCGCATTTCCGATGAACAGTCTGTTTCGTCTCTCTTTGAAGAACGAACCACAACTGTCCAACAGTAG
- a CDS encoding SpoVG family protein — MEITEIRVTLRDEDKLKGFANVTFDNAFVIRGLKIIQGTTGYFVSMPSRKRPDGSHQDIAHPVNQEMRELLEKRILEAYEAELKSQSSL, encoded by the coding sequence GTGGAGATAACAGAAATCCGCGTCACATTGCGTGACGAGGATAAGTTGAAAGGTTTTGCGAACGTGACATTTGACAATGCGTTTGTGATACGCGGTTTAAAAATCATCCAAGGGACAACCGGGTATTTTGTCTCGATGCCAAGCCGCAAACGACCAGATGGATCGCATCAGGATATTGCCCATCCGGTCAATCAGGAGATGAGAGAATTATTGGAGAAAAGGATACTGGAGGCCTACGAGGCGGAACTGAAAAGTCAGAGTTCGCTGTAA
- the ispE gene encoding 4-(cytidine 5'-diphospho)-2-C-methyl-D-erythritol kinase yields MLIDKHSDSKLTITSPAKVNLFLEVLGKRNDGYHDIHSLFQAVSLYDILEFEITSTPSVEISIKGADNIPTDTSNLISKAYRVMQSRFGFSAGLTVSLDKKIPSGAGLGGGSGNAAATLLACSILFNLALSREALAKLSLKIGSDIPFFFSLGQAVIGGRGEVVDDIALPLDYWLVLVTPQLHLSTAEAYAGLRMGLTKEATLISFGGCRTTEELIACLAEAGNDFEPIQFVAHPILGRIAAMLVDSGASLVRMSGSGSTIFGIFSTAPETERWANGRLHDWAVFTVRPIRLPA; encoded by the coding sequence ATGCTTATCGACAAACATTCCGATTCCAAACTCACTATCACCTCTCCGGCCAAGGTGAATCTATTTTTGGAAGTCCTCGGCAAACGAAACGACGGCTATCATGACATTCATTCCCTCTTTCAGGCGGTCTCGCTTTACGACATACTCGAATTTGAAATCACCAGCACGCCGTCGGTTGAAATCTCAATAAAGGGTGCCGACAATATTCCAACGGATACAAGCAATCTCATCAGCAAAGCATATCGAGTCATGCAATCCCGATTCGGATTTTCGGCCGGTCTTACAGTCTCGCTTGACAAAAAAATTCCGTCAGGCGCCGGATTGGGGGGCGGTTCCGGCAATGCCGCCGCGACATTATTAGCATGCAGTATCCTATTCAATTTGGCTCTGTCTCGTGAAGCGCTTGCAAAACTAAGCCTCAAAATCGGCTCGGATATTCCCTTTTTCTTTTCATTGGGACAGGCGGTGATCGGAGGGCGTGGCGAAGTCGTTGATGATATTGCGCTTCCGCTCGATTATTGGTTGGTTTTGGTTACTCCCCAACTCCATCTCTCGACTGCGGAAGCCTATGCGGGACTTAGAATGGGCTTGACAAAAGAAGCTACGCTGATTAGTTTCGGGGGTTGCCGGACAACGGAGGAACTTATTGCCTGCTTGGCTGAGGCTGGCAATGATTTCGAGCCGATCCAGTTTGTGGCGCATCCAATTTTAGGGAGGATTGCGGCCATGCTGGTGGACAGCGGCGCTTCTCTTGTACGCATGAGCGGTTCCGGGTCTACAATTTTCGGCATCTTCTCAACGGCCCCGGAGACGGAGCGTTGGGCAAATGGCAGATTGCATGATTGGGCGGTATTCACGGTTCGTCCCATCAGACTTCCTGCGTAG
- a CDS encoding BatA domain-containing protein: MFSFLNTAVLFAAAAALIPLIIHLFSRRKVKVIEFSSVRYLKSMQRRQVRRLKIRQLLLLILRMLIILAVVLAFARPTRQDGAIGAHATISAVVLFDNSASMNRFVADGNLFDLAKKRTQELLETFGQADQVCLIPLAVDKDEQSKIGFTTRAIATKRLAGVQPSDSRAEMQSALEHTMTLVESAQNLNREIYIITDRQRGSLPEAEVLAESLAKVFFVDLPLEAVDNIGVISLDFGGQLIQVGHDFTVTTTIKNYGAEKETERLASLYLDDKRVAQTEFSAEAGAESSVRFTRTVTQAGFHTGYIELSDDKYPNDNRYYFSFRIPEQSNLLVIGDNAGARYISLALAPAGMTNQYWSIKEATLSELTGIDFADYDVIILSGAPTLQASYVTRIQSFVDRGKSLFLVYGPQTDITNFNAAWSQMSGVTYSNAAPSQFNRTGYYSLKSLDADHPIFSVFGFEENKPPEIKFFALPTLTARPDVRTLVTFTGDRPALVETRYGSGKILTFTGPIEPEYSDLISHGFFVPFISRIAEYLASDLSSFDVRLFVGDNVVRSLTSKRPMAGGVEMLAPDTAVYTVPPEESQGALVVRAKPVEQAGLYRLSWQGVEIDKFAVNIDPAESDLTSVDFDQYALSLGVSEYKTLPANGNLEPVLAGFRIGRELWPIFLWIAVVLLAAEMFLSRGSRADE, translated from the coding sequence ATGTTCAGTTTTCTCAATACCGCGGTTCTCTTCGCTGCAGCCGCCGCGCTCATCCCGCTCATCATCCATCTCTTCTCCCGTCGAAAAGTCAAAGTCATCGAGTTTTCTTCGGTGCGTTATTTGAAATCTATGCAAAGGCGGCAGGTCAGGCGGCTCAAAATCCGCCAGCTCTTGCTTCTTATCCTCCGCATGCTCATTATTCTCGCGGTTGTATTGGCCTTTGCCCGCCCAACCAGGCAAGATGGCGCAATTGGCGCGCATGCCACAATCTCGGCAGTAGTTCTTTTCGATAACTCGGCATCGATGAATCGCTTTGTGGCCGATGGCAATCTATTCGATCTGGCCAAAAAACGAACTCAGGAATTGCTTGAAACTTTCGGACAAGCCGACCAAGTTTGTCTTATTCCGTTGGCCGTAGACAAAGACGAGCAATCCAAAATCGGTTTTACCACCCGCGCCATAGCAACCAAACGGTTGGCGGGGGTCCAGCCGAGCGATAGCCGGGCCGAAATGCAATCTGCGCTGGAGCACACCATGACGCTTGTGGAGAGCGCCCAAAACTTGAATCGCGAGATTTATATAATAACCGACCGTCAGCGCGGGTCATTGCCTGAGGCCGAAGTCCTTGCTGAAAGTTTAGCGAAAGTTTTCTTTGTCGATTTGCCGCTTGAGGCCGTCGACAATATCGGCGTCATCTCGCTTGATTTCGGGGGACAGCTAATCCAGGTCGGCCATGATTTTACCGTCACGACCACGATAAAAAACTACGGCGCTGAAAAAGAGACCGAGCGGCTTGCCTCGCTCTATCTTGATGACAAACGTGTCGCCCAGACTGAATTTTCCGCCGAGGCCGGAGCTGAGAGTTCAGTGAGGTTTACCCGCACAGTCACACAGGCCGGATTCCACACAGGGTATATTGAACTGTCTGATGATAAATACCCGAACGACAACCGCTACTATTTCAGCTTTCGAATACCCGAGCAGTCAAACCTGCTGGTCATCGGTGATAATGCCGGGGCGCGCTATATCTCGCTTGCGCTAGCTCCGGCCGGCATGACCAATCAGTACTGGTCTATAAAAGAGGCGACGCTGTCAGAACTGACCGGAATAGATTTTGCCGATTACGATGTCATCATTCTCTCGGGCGCGCCGACTTTGCAGGCATCATATGTGACTCGAATTCAAAGTTTTGTCGACCGTGGAAAATCGCTTTTTCTTGTCTATGGCCCGCAGACAGATATTACCAACTTTAACGCGGCCTGGTCGCAGATGTCCGGAGTCACATATTCCAATGCCGCGCCATCGCAATTTAACAGAACCGGATACTATTCATTGAAATCGCTCGATGCAGATCATCCCATATTTTCTGTTTTTGGATTTGAAGAAAACAAGCCGCCGGAAATAAAATTCTTTGCCCTTCCAACCCTCACCGCCCGCCCTGATGTCCGCACGTTGGTAACATTCACCGGTGACAGGCCGGCATTGGTCGAGACGCGCTATGGTTCAGGCAAAATTCTTACCTTCACCGGCCCCATTGAACCTGAGTATTCGGATTTGATAAGCCACGGTTTTTTTGTTCCTTTCATTTCCCGGATTGCCGAATATCTGGCCTCTGATTTGTCTTCGTTTGATGTACGGCTTTTTGTGGGCGACAATGTCGTCCGGTCGTTAACTTCTAAACGTCCAATGGCGGGCGGAGTCGAAATGCTCGCCCCCGATACCGCAGTGTATACCGTCCCGCCCGAGGAATCCCAGGGCGCATTGGTTGTCCGCGCCAAACCAGTTGAGCAGGCGGGATTATATCGCTTAAGTTGGCAGGGCGTTGAGATCGATAAATTTGCGGTCAATATTGACCCCGCTGAGTCTGATTTAACATCGGTTGATTTTGATCAGTACGCCTTGTCACTTGGAGTATCTGAATATAAAACTCTACCTGCCAATGGGAATCTCGAACCTGTGCTTGCCGGATTTAGGATTGGTCGTGAGCTCTGGCCGATATTTCTCTGGATAGCTGTTGTTTTGCTTGCCGCTGAGATGTTTCTTAGCCGCGGTTCACGTGCCGATGAGTAA